One window of Microcoleus vaginatus PCC 9802 genomic DNA carries:
- the leuS gene encoding leucine--tRNA ligase, translated as MDSRYNPQSIEEKWQQTWAEQNLDQMPEDTQKPKFYALSMFPYPSGNLHMGHVRNYTIIDVIARLKRMQGYRVLNPMGWDAFGLPAENAAIERGIPPAKWTYENIAQMKGLFRRLGISFDWTKEVTTCSPDYYRWTQWIFLQFLEAGLAYQKEAAVNWDPIDQTVLANEQVDNEGRSWRSGAKVERKLLRQWFLKITDYAEQLLNDLDKLPDWPERVKLMQANWIGKSVGAYLEFPIVGMDEKIAVFTTRPDTVYGVSYLVLAPEHPLTQRVTTEDRKAAVETFIKEVALQSEIDRTAEDKPKRGIPTGGKAINPFNGEEIPIWIADYVLYEYGTGAVMGVPAHDTRDFKFANQYQLPIKVVIVDDDEIPLTEAYTEPGIMINSENFNGMDSIKGKGAVIEYAENEGYGKARVQYRLRDWLISRQRYWGAPIPVIHCPTCGTVPVPASDLPVLLPENVEFTGKGSPLAKMEEWVNVPCPSCGTPAKRETDTMDTFIDSSWYFLRYPDAQNQEQVFDTAKTNDWMPVDQYVGGIEHAILHLLYSRFFTKVLRDRGLINCDEPFKRLLTQGMVQAMAYKNPVTGKYVPPADIDPANPKDPATGEALEVFYEKMSKSKYNGVDPLEVMGKYGVDTARMFILFKAPPEKDLEWDDADVEGQFRFLNRVWRVVTEFAARPPATPGQGGENAELSKIEKDLRRAIHTAIKEVSEDLEGDYQFNTAVSEMMKLSNALNDAKCKDSPIYAEGINTLIRLLAPFAPHIADELWHNTGNSELVHTQTWPTVDPSALVTDEITLVIQVMGKTRGTIQVPSGADKAALEKLARESELAKRHLEGKEIKKVIVVPGKLVNFVVAG; from the coding sequence GTGGATTCCAGATATAACCCCCAATCCATAGAAGAAAAATGGCAGCAGACATGGGCTGAGCAAAACTTAGACCAAATGCCAGAAGATACCCAAAAGCCTAAATTTTATGCCTTATCCATGTTCCCCTATCCATCGGGAAACCTGCACATGGGACACGTCCGCAACTACACAATCATCGATGTAATTGCCAGACTCAAGCGAATGCAAGGTTATCGGGTATTGAATCCGATGGGATGGGACGCTTTTGGTTTGCCCGCAGAAAATGCCGCCATCGAGCGCGGAATTCCCCCGGCAAAATGGACTTATGAAAATATTGCCCAAATGAAAGGCTTATTTCGCCGCTTGGGTATTTCTTTCGACTGGACAAAAGAAGTTACAACTTGTTCTCCCGATTATTATCGGTGGACTCAATGGATTTTCTTGCAATTTTTAGAAGCCGGATTAGCTTATCAAAAAGAAGCCGCAGTTAATTGGGACCCTATAGACCAAACAGTCTTAGCAAACGAACAAGTAGATAACGAAGGTCGTTCCTGGCGTTCCGGTGCCAAAGTCGAGCGCAAATTATTGCGGCAGTGGTTCCTCAAAATTACCGATTACGCCGAACAGTTATTAAACGACTTAGACAAATTGCCAGATTGGCCAGAAAGAGTCAAATTAATGCAAGCCAACTGGATCGGCAAATCAGTCGGCGCTTACTTAGAATTTCCCATCGTCGGAATGGATGAAAAAATCGCCGTTTTCACCACACGTCCCGATACAGTTTACGGCGTCAGTTACCTTGTTTTAGCGCCGGAACATCCACTAACTCAGCGCGTGACTACCGAAGACAGAAAAGCCGCCGTAGAAACCTTCATCAAAGAAGTTGCACTGCAAAGCGAGATCGATCGCACAGCCGAAGACAAACCAAAGCGCGGCATCCCCACAGGCGGCAAAGCAATCAATCCTTTCAACGGCGAAGAAATCCCCATTTGGATTGCCGATTATGTGCTGTACGAATACGGCACCGGCGCAGTCATGGGAGTACCCGCCCACGACACCCGAGATTTCAAATTTGCCAATCAATATCAACTGCCAATTAAAGTAGTAATTGTGGATGATGATGAGATTCCGCTGACCGAAGCTTACACAGAACCCGGAATTATGATTAATTCCGAAAACTTCAACGGCATGGATTCAATTAAAGGCAAAGGAGCAGTGATTGAATATGCCGAAAATGAAGGTTATGGCAAAGCGCGAGTGCAATATCGTTTGAGAGATTGGTTGATTTCTAGACAGCGTTATTGGGGCGCTCCGATTCCCGTAATTCACTGTCCCACCTGCGGAACAGTCCCCGTACCCGCATCGGATTTGCCCGTCTTGTTGCCGGAAAATGTAGAATTTACGGGCAAAGGTTCGCCCTTGGCAAAGATGGAAGAATGGGTAAACGTTCCTTGTCCGAGTTGCGGCACTCCGGCGAAGCGGGAAACAGATACGATGGATACTTTTATCGATTCCTCGTGGTATTTCTTGCGCTATCCCGATGCTCAAAATCAAGAGCAAGTCTTCGATACGGCGAAGACAAATGATTGGATGCCTGTAGACCAATATGTCGGCGGCATCGAACACGCAATCTTGCACTTACTGTATTCGCGGTTCTTTACCAAGGTTTTGCGCGATCGGGGTTTAATCAATTGTGACGAACCATTTAAACGCCTGTTAACTCAAGGCATGGTACAAGCAATGGCCTACAAAAATCCTGTTACTGGCAAATACGTTCCCCCAGCAGATATAGACCCCGCAAATCCCAAAGATCCTGCAACTGGTGAAGCTTTAGAAGTCTTCTACGAGAAGATGTCCAAATCAAAATACAATGGCGTTGACCCCTTGGAAGTTATGGGCAAATATGGGGTAGATACGGCGCGGATGTTTATTTTATTCAAAGCGCCGCCCGAGAAGGATTTGGAGTGGGATGATGCTGATGTGGAAGGGCAATTTCGTTTTTTAAATCGCGTTTGGCGCGTGGTGACAGAGTTTGCTGCACGCCCCCCTGCCACCCCCGGTCAAGGGGGAGAAAATGCTGAATTAAGTAAAATTGAGAAGGATTTACGGCGGGCAATTCACACTGCAATTAAGGAAGTTAGCGAAGATTTGGAGGGGGATTATCAATTCAATACTGCTGTTTCTGAAATGATGAAACTCAGCAATGCTTTGAATGATGCTAAGTGTAAAGACTCGCCAATTTATGCAGAAGGAATCAACACTTTGATTCGCTTGTTAGCGCCTTTTGCACCACATATTGCTGATGAATTGTGGCACAATACTGGTAACAGTGAATTGGTGCATACGCAAACTTGGCCGACTGTCGATCCATCTGCATTAGTTACCGATGAAATTACGCTGGTAATTCAAGTTATGGGCAAGACTCGCGGCACAATTCAAGTGCCTTCTGGTGCTGATAAAGCTGCTTTGGAAAAGTTGGCTCGCGAGTCGGAATTGGCCAAGCGTCACCTGGAAGGTAAGGAGATTAAAAAGGTAATTGTGGTGCCTGGAAAGTTGGTTAATTTCGTGGTAGCGGGATAA